One Diabrotica virgifera virgifera chromosome 3, PGI_DIABVI_V3a genomic window carries:
- the LOC126881663 gene encoding uncharacterized protein LOC126881663 → MSKKILFSHALYQATLAVNASSNTKYIILTDSLSSVQSIQYVYPSNPLVIKIKQEVHTAQLNGKIIIFLWIPSHIGIQGNEEADNAAKEAATSDSAECTETFTSADVKAAVKRKVRYMWEEKWKVSSAKLREIKKSIKPWPTLPTSRRDQVILTRLRLGHTRLTNSHVFSYKQEPRCDNCEEKLTIKHLLENCAALTPKRILYNIPNKLSDILGLQCNMSNLKRFLSAINILYNI, encoded by the exons AtgagtaaaaaaattttattttcgcaT GCTCTATACCAGGCCACCCTTGCTGTCAATGCGTCCAGTAATACCAAATATATCATACTCACAGACTCTCTAAGTTCGGTACAGTCAATCCAATATGTCTACCCATCTAATCCTTTGGTtatcaaaataaaacaagaagttcataccgctcaactgaatggaaaaattatcatattcctctggataccatcccatattggaattcaaggaaatgaagaggcagacaacgctgcaaaagaagctgcaactagtgatagtgcggagtgtacggaaacatttacgagtgcggatgtgaaagcggcggtcaaacgtaaagtgcggtatatgtgggaagaaaagtggaaagtgtcatcggccaagctacgcgaaattaaaaaatcgataaaaccctGGCCAACATTACCAACAAGCCGGAGAGACCAGGTAATATTAACGCGACTCCGATTGGGTCATACGCGATTAACTAATAGTCATGTTTTTTCCTACAAACAAGAACCAAGATGTGACAACTGTGAAGAAAAGTTAACAATCAAACATTTATTGGAGAATTGCGCAGCATTAACGCCAAAGCGCATATTGTACAATATACCAAACAAACTgagtgacattttaggcctacagtgcaatatgtcaaatttaaagaggttcctaagtgcaattaacattttatacaatatataa